The following are encoded in a window of Deinococcus humi genomic DNA:
- a CDS encoding ankyrin repeat domain-containing protein translates to MTTASEKELFLAIRANDGQAVRELIQQDRALLEAVSPMGVSPVLFAAYYHHPQMARVLVEEGASLNVFEAAAVGEAGRVGALLDADAALLNAVSPDGFSPLGLAAFFGQAEVAALLLARGSDVNAVSQNAMRVGPLHSAVAGNHTELARTLVEAGADVNAAQQDGFTPLMGAAQNGNAQLVALLLGHGARPESLTGDGRSAADLAQEEGHGEVLLLLS, encoded by the coding sequence ATGACCACCGCCTCCGAAAAGGAACTGTTCCTGGCCATCCGCGCCAACGATGGGCAGGCGGTGCGTGAACTGATTCAGCAGGACCGCGCCCTGCTGGAGGCCGTCAGCCCCATGGGCGTGTCTCCGGTCCTGTTCGCCGCCTATTACCATCACCCTCAGATGGCTCGCGTGCTGGTGGAGGAGGGTGCGTCGCTGAACGTCTTCGAGGCGGCAGCTGTCGGCGAGGCGGGACGCGTGGGGGCGCTGCTTGACGCGGACGCCGCGCTGCTGAACGCGGTCAGTCCCGACGGCTTCTCGCCGCTGGGCCTCGCGGCCTTTTTCGGGCAGGCGGAGGTGGCGGCGTTGCTCCTTGCGCGCGGGTCGGACGTGAACGCGGTCAGCCAGAACGCCATGCGGGTGGGACCGCTGCATTCGGCGGTGGCCGGCAACCACACCGAGCTGGCCCGGACGCTGGTGGAGGCGGGGGCCGACGTGAACGCGGCACAGCAGGACGGCTTCACGCCGCTGATGGGCGCGGCGCAGAACGGCAACGCGCAACTCGTTGCGCTGCTGCTCGGGCACGGGGCGCGCCCTGAGAGCCTCACCGGGGATGGACGCAGCGCCGCCGATCTGGCGCAGGAAGAGGGCCACGGGGAAGTGTTGCTGCTGCTGAGCTGA
- a CDS encoding acetyl-CoA C-acetyltransferase: MTHNGTKIVIVAARRTPIGSFLGGLKDVSAAELGVAAARAAAAGLPGDDIADVIVGNVLQAGVGMNVARQVALGAGLADHVPGLTVNRVCGSGLQAVISAAQGLKSGDGKLYLAGGTESMSRAPYLLPRAREGYRLGHAQALDSILSEGLTDVFNDYHMGITAENIAAQWGLTREEQDAFALESQNRAATALAGGHFADELVAVEVPGKKGPTTFDTDEYPRATSAEALAKLRPAFKKDGSVTAGNASGLNDGAAMLAVTTEDYAQANGLSVLAEISSYAAIGVDPKVMGIGPAKAVPIALERAGLGLDDVDLLELNEAFAAQSLAVVRDLGADPEKVNITGGAIALGHPIGASGARVLVTLVHALRRTGKETGVASLCIGGGMGIAVVVRARN, encoded by the coding sequence ATGACTCACAACGGAACGAAGATCGTGATCGTGGCGGCCCGGCGCACGCCGATTGGCAGCTTTCTGGGCGGGCTGAAGGACGTGTCCGCCGCCGAGCTGGGCGTGGCGGCGGCGCGGGCGGCCGCCGCTGGATTGCCCGGCGACGACATCGCCGACGTGATCGTGGGCAACGTGTTGCAGGCGGGTGTGGGCATGAACGTGGCGCGGCAGGTGGCCCTGGGCGCTGGGCTGGCGGACCATGTACCGGGATTGACGGTCAACCGCGTGTGCGGCAGCGGCCTGCAGGCCGTCATCAGCGCCGCACAGGGCCTCAAGTCCGGCGACGGCAAACTGTATCTGGCGGGCGGCACCGAGTCCATGAGCCGCGCCCCGTACCTGCTGCCCCGCGCCCGCGAGGGTTACCGGCTGGGCCACGCGCAGGCGCTGGACAGCATCCTGAGTGAAGGCCTGACCGACGTGTTCAACGACTATCACATGGGCATCACGGCGGAAAACATCGCCGCGCAGTGGGGCCTTACCCGTGAGGAGCAGGACGCCTTCGCGCTGGAAAGCCAGAACCGGGCGGCCACCGCGCTGGCGGGCGGGCATTTTGCCGACGAGCTGGTGGCGGTGGAAGTGCCTGGCAAGAAAGGCCCCACCACTTTCGATACGGACGAGTACCCGCGGGCCACCTCCGCGGAGGCGCTGGCGAAGTTGCGCCCCGCCTTCAAGAAGGACGGCAGCGTGACGGCGGGCAATGCCAGCGGCCTGAACGACGGCGCGGCGATGCTGGCCGTGACCACCGAGGACTACGCGCAGGCCAACGGCCTGAGTGTGCTGGCCGAGATCAGCAGCTACGCGGCCATCGGCGTCGATCCGAAAGTGATGGGCATTGGCCCGGCGAAGGCCGTTCCTATCGCACTGGAGCGGGCCGGGCTGGGGCTGGACGACGTGGACCTGCTGGAGCTGAACGAGGCCTTCGCCGCGCAGTCGCTGGCTGTGGTGCGCGATCTGGGCGCGGATCCGGAGAAGGTGAACATCACGGGCGGTGCCATCGCGCTGGGCCACCCCATCGGCGCGAGTGGGGCGCGGGTGCTGGTCACGCTGGTCCACGCGTTGCGGCGCACCGGCAAGGAAACCGGCGTCGCCAGCCTGTGCATCGGCGGCGGCATGGGCATCGCCGTGGTGGTCCGGGCCAGGAATTAA
- a CDS encoding 4Fe-4S binding protein, producing MLQGLLSRLDDSGNLVPRYTPPRCLLERQAVGGCDICRDVCPHNAVLTGLVGSAIQIDADACTGCGICVQACPTGALEYGLQPTLQNVRDQKAEDGAAAGEGEASLTCPQSGAGGPQLPCLGRVTPAVLSAAGAWGTPLTLIHGECETCPVGAPNVPQRLEAVVAETGLLRAATGRPARVTVRAATPEDAERAVRVSRRGAFGALFRAGKAQLAQSIPESPLPFVDWSEPEERTPEEWKWRRLSLKPAPAPQAPVHWPAPVVDDTCIDCPVCHNVCPTDAIDREIGDDGSVSLLLNLSACTGCMACLRSCPPQAIHEQTEWLPAAFDGPILLREGASVM from the coding sequence ATGCTTCAGGGCCTCCTTTCCCGCCTCGACGACTCGGGCAACCTCGTCCCGCGCTACACGCCGCCGCGTTGCCTGTTGGAACGTCAGGCGGTGGGCGGCTGCGATATCTGCCGCGACGTCTGCCCGCACAACGCCGTCCTGACCGGCCTGGTGGGGTCGGCCATCCAGATTGACGCCGACGCCTGCACCGGCTGCGGCATCTGCGTGCAGGCGTGCCCCACGGGGGCGCTGGAGTACGGCCTTCAGCCTACACTGCAGAACGTGCGCGATCAGAAGGCCGAGGACGGCGCCGCGGCGGGAGAGGGCGAGGCCAGCCTGACCTGTCCGCAGAGCGGCGCGGGCGGCCCGCAACTGCCCTGTCTGGGCCGCGTGACCCCGGCGGTGCTGTCGGCAGCGGGCGCGTGGGGCACGCCGCTGACCCTGATCCACGGCGAGTGTGAAACGTGTCCGGTGGGAGCGCCGAATGTGCCGCAACGCCTGGAAGCGGTGGTGGCCGAGACCGGGTTGCTCCGCGCGGCCACCGGCCGTCCGGCCCGCGTGACCGTGCGCGCCGCCACCCCCGAGGACGCCGAGCGGGCCGTGCGGGTCTCCCGCCGGGGGGCCTTTGGGGCGTTGTTCCGGGCGGGCAAGGCGCAACTGGCCCAGAGCATCCCCGAGTCGCCCCTGCCCTTCGTGGACTGGAGCGAACCGGAGGAGCGCACGCCCGAGGAGTGGAAGTGGCGCAGGCTGAGCCTCAAGCCCGCCCCCGCCCCTCAGGCCCCGGTTCACTGGCCCGCACCCGTGGTGGACGATACCTGCATCGATTGTCCGGTCTGCCACAACGTCTGCCCCACCGACGCCATAGACCGCGAGATAGGGGATGACGGCAGCGTCAGCCTGCTGCTGAATCTCAGCGCCTGCACCGGTTGTATGGCCTGTCTGCGGTCCTGCCCGCCCCAGGCCATTCACGAACAGACCGAATGGCTGCCCGCCGCCTTTGACGGGCCGATTCTGTTGCGCGAGGGCGCGAGCGTAATGTAG
- a CDS encoding ABC transporter permease — MTPSRLSGWLLALPALVFTALLLAVPLGRTLAEGGVQAGVWRDPYFLGRLGWTLAQAGGTALLALLIGAPLAYLLSRADLPGKGLFMRLLLLPFVTPTLVAVLGLSALLGPRGWLTTLTGVDLSDTPALIILGNLFFNLPVMIRLAHGGFSRVPPHLIGAARTLGANSWRAALGVALPLALPGLAAGLVLVFLYSALSFGLPLALGGEQYATLEVEIYTLTALQLRLSEASALIAGQLLLTLIATWAYTGLTRGGTGVPVSGLPPARGGVLAGILGLGAVTLLICFAPLLAVVARGLLGSGGPTLLYWQGILTDPDTPLLLGNTLRFGALALVGATVLGGLYALGAWLARSRLLDLVSLLPLMVSPVSLAVGYLLAYPALAATLPMLIAAYTLLALPLVVRSVLPALRALPPRLFEAARTLGAGPLAAQRTVTLPLTLPALRGGVALALATVLGEFGATLVLTRPEWATLSVGLYDRLGRPGERNLGEACALATVLLLLSATAFTVLDGGEGEVT; from the coding sequence ATGACCCCTTCCCGCCTGTCCGGCTGGCTGCTGGCCCTGCCCGCGCTGGTCTTCACGGCGCTGCTGCTGGCGGTGCCCCTGGGGCGCACGCTGGCCGAGGGCGGCGTGCAGGCCGGCGTGTGGCGCGATCCGTACTTCCTGGGCCGTCTGGGCTGGACACTGGCGCAGGCGGGCGGCACGGCGCTGCTGGCGCTGCTGATCGGTGCGCCGCTGGCCTATCTGCTCTCCAGGGCGGACCTTCCGGGCAAGGGGCTGTTCATGCGGTTGCTGCTGCTGCCCTTCGTGACGCCCACCCTCGTGGCGGTGCTGGGCCTCTCGGCGCTGCTGGGGCCGCGCGGCTGGCTGACAACGCTCACCGGGGTGGACCTCAGCGACACGCCCGCACTGATCATTCTGGGCAACCTGTTTTTCAATCTGCCGGTGATGATTCGCCTGGCCCACGGCGGTTTCTCGCGCGTGCCCCCTCACCTGATCGGCGCGGCGCGGACGCTGGGCGCGAACAGCTGGCGGGCGGCGCTGGGCGTGGCGCTGCCGCTGGCCCTGCCCGGTCTGGCGGCGGGACTGGTGCTGGTGTTCCTGTACTCGGCCCTGAGCTTCGGGCTGCCACTGGCGCTGGGCGGCGAGCAGTACGCGACCCTGGAGGTAGAGATCTACACCCTGACCGCCCTGCAACTGCGGCTGTCGGAGGCCAGCGCCCTGATCGCGGGCCAGTTGCTCCTGACGCTGATCGCCACCTGGGCCTATACCGGCCTGACGCGCGGCGGTACGGGCGTACCGGTCTCCGGCCTGCCGCCCGCGCGGGGGGGCGTCCTGGCAGGCATCCTGGGGCTGGGGGCGGTCACGCTGCTCATTTGCTTCGCGCCGCTGCTGGCCGTGGTGGCACGCGGGCTGCTGGGTTCGGGGGGGCCGACGCTGCTGTACTGGCAGGGCATCCTGACAGACCCGGACACGCCGCTGCTGCTGGGCAACACCCTGCGTTTCGGCGCGCTGGCGCTCGTGGGCGCCACCGTACTGGGCGGGCTATACGCGCTGGGGGCGTGGCTGGCGCGTTCGCGCCTTCTCGATCTGGTCTCGCTGCTGCCCCTGATGGTCTCGCCCGTCTCGCTGGCGGTGGGCTACCTGCTGGCCTATCCGGCGCTGGCGGCCACCTTGCCCATGCTAATCGCGGCCTACACGCTGCTGGCGCTGCCCCTCGTGGTGCGCTCGGTGCTGCCAGCGCTGCGTGCACTGCCCCCCCGGCTGTTCGAGGCCGCCCGCACCCTGGGCGCTGGCCCGCTGGCTGCCCAGCGCACGGTCACGCTGCCCCTGACGCTGCCCGCCCTGCGCGGCGGCGTGGCGCTGGCCCTCGCCACCGTGCTGGGCGAGTTCGGCGCCACCCTGGTGCTGACCCGCCCGGAGTGGGCCACCCTGAGCGTGGGCCTGTATGACCGTCTGGGCCGCCCCGGCGAGCGCAATCTGGGTGAGGCGTGCGCGCTGGCCACCGTGCTGCTGCTACTGTCCGCGACGGCCTTCACGGTGCTGGACGGTGGCGAAGGAGAGGTCACGTGA
- a CDS encoding ABC transporter ATP-binding protein yields the protein MLPPALTTHHLSKAFGSVQAAHAVSLTVAAGETLALLGPSGCGKSTVLRMVAGLERPDAGRVEIGGRDVTALPPEARHTGLVFQDYALFPHLSVLDNVAYGPRMRGAARAEAHGRAQEALTLVNLPELATRKPGQLSGGQAQRVALARALATNSPLLLLDEPLSNLDERLRAELRSDLRDLFRRVGAGVLLVTHDQREALALAGQAAVMRAGQIVQTGAAREVFDRPATAWVAAFLGWANVLERDGGQALLVPEKAVLLGKGDMFTLTSRHATEAGETVTVAHPLGQLTLNLSAREVGLIDGQGLRLEVAMTQVQEVIDDRA from the coding sequence GTGCTGCCCCCCGCCCTCACCACCCACCACCTGTCCAAGGCCTTCGGCTCCGTGCAGGCAGCCCACGCTGTCTCCCTGACCGTGGCGGCGGGCGAGACCCTGGCCCTGCTCGGCCCCAGCGGCTGCGGCAAGAGCACGGTGCTGCGGATGGTGGCGGGACTGGAACGCCCGGACGCGGGGCGGGTGGAAATTGGCGGGCGCGACGTGACCGCCCTGCCCCCGGAGGCGCGGCACACGGGGCTGGTGTTTCAGGATTACGCGCTGTTTCCGCACCTGAGCGTGCTGGACAACGTGGCCTACGGTCCCCGCATGCGCGGCGCAGCGCGGGCGGAGGCGCACGGGCGGGCACAGGAGGCGCTGACCCTGGTCAACCTGCCGGAGCTGGCAACCCGCAAACCGGGGCAACTGTCCGGCGGCCAGGCACAGCGGGTGGCACTGGCCCGCGCGCTGGCGACCAATTCGCCGCTGCTGCTGCTCGACGAGCCGCTGAGCAACCTGGACGAACGCCTGCGGGCCGAACTGCGAAGCGACTTGCGCGACCTGTTCAGGCGCGTCGGCGCGGGCGTGCTGCTGGTCACGCATGATCAGCGCGAGGCCCTGGCGCTGGCCGGACAGGCGGCGGTGATGCGGGCCGGGCAGATCGTGCAAACGGGCGCGGCCCGCGAGGTCTTCGATCGGCCTGCCACAGCCTGGGTGGCCGCGTTCCTGGGCTGGGCGAATGTGCTGGAGCGGGACGGCGGGCAGGCGCTGCTGGTTCCCGAAAAGGCTGTCCTGCTGGGCAAGGGCGACATGTTCACACTGACTTCCCGCCACGCCACAGAAGCGGGCGAGACGGTCACGGTGGCGCATCCGCTGGGACAGCTGACCCTGAACCTGAGCGCGCGCGAAGTGGGACTGATCGACGGGCAGGGTCTGCGGCTGGAGGTGGCCATGACGCAGGTCCAGGAAGTGATAGATGACCGCGCCTGA